Proteins from a genomic interval of Rubinisphaera italica:
- a CDS encoding HAMP domain-containing sensor histidine kinase: MSTSRFFWRIFLTHVALIVLCTVGLSLTVVRGYRQMIEERFQSEVKTIADVLTDNARAVLLDQTAPQPSDEFFRIAAARDNQHHLFNADRILIASSVNESERDQILISNAFDQLNDQRASIEITINSRTRGPYELLLRELRHDGKILGYLQIEASREKIQDQLQNLSGITWAIVFAVCCVGVALSMIVVSRITRPVEELTRASQAIASGQWSQKVPVNTKDELGSLAEAFNEMSREMVSYINELQNQGQQLRANSERLATVLGGMVEGVIAVDSAERILFANKAAFKMIEFEGQRVVGRPYWEVLRNTDVQSVVREVLSGQFQRKREIVLPRNQSRIAFIASRLPGEPCPGVVLVLHDVTELRRLEQIRSEFVSNVGHELKTPLAAIQACTETLLDGAIEDPKHAHHFLAQITEHGDRLHKLIIDLMELAKIESEEDAFHLENIDIGIPIQEAIDEHYPVAHGKQISLITNPTIDELLVKADHDGIRTIINNLIDNALNYTPTGGEIKIGWKASEGNVVIEISDSGIGIEPRHLERIFERFYRVDTARARAAGGTGLGLAIVKHLCNYFSGSISVRSELNQGSTFTLRFPQVEEPNRLSTH; the protein is encoded by the coding sequence ATGAGTACTTCTCGTTTTTTCTGGCGAATCTTTCTGACACACGTCGCACTGATCGTGTTATGCACTGTGGGGCTGTCTTTGACGGTCGTACGTGGGTATCGCCAGATGATCGAAGAACGCTTTCAAAGTGAAGTCAAAACGATTGCCGATGTCCTGACAGACAATGCCCGAGCAGTCCTGCTTGACCAAACGGCCCCTCAACCGAGTGATGAATTTTTCCGCATCGCTGCGGCTCGCGATAATCAACATCACCTTTTTAATGCCGATCGAATTCTTATCGCGTCCTCTGTGAATGAATCAGAACGAGATCAAATATTAATCAGCAATGCATTTGATCAATTGAACGATCAGCGAGCATCGATCGAAATCACAATCAATAGTCGAACTCGTGGCCCCTATGAACTGTTGTTACGAGAACTTCGACACGATGGGAAAATACTCGGCTACTTACAAATCGAAGCCTCTCGTGAGAAAATTCAGGACCAGTTGCAAAATCTGTCAGGCATTACCTGGGCGATTGTGTTCGCGGTCTGTTGTGTCGGCGTGGCACTGTCAATGATTGTCGTATCTAGAATCACCCGACCTGTCGAAGAATTGACGAGAGCCTCTCAGGCGATTGCCTCCGGACAGTGGTCCCAAAAAGTTCCCGTCAATACAAAAGACGAACTTGGCTCGCTGGCAGAGGCCTTCAATGAGATGAGCCGGGAGATGGTCAGTTATATCAATGAACTGCAGAATCAGGGACAGCAGTTGCGTGCCAACAGCGAACGCCTGGCGACCGTTCTCGGAGGGATGGTCGAAGGGGTGATTGCCGTCGACTCTGCGGAGCGGATCCTGTTTGCTAACAAAGCGGCCTTCAAAATGATTGAATTTGAAGGTCAACGCGTCGTCGGGCGTCCCTACTGGGAAGTGCTGAGAAATACCGATGTGCAAAGTGTTGTCCGAGAAGTTCTCTCGGGGCAATTTCAACGGAAGCGCGAAATCGTCCTGCCGCGAAATCAAAGTCGTATTGCGTTTATTGCTTCTCGACTTCCCGGAGAACCTTGTCCCGGTGTCGTGCTGGTCCTGCATGATGTGACCGAGTTAAGACGTCTCGAACAAATTCGATCCGAATTTGTATCGAATGTCGGGCACGAGTTGAAAACTCCTCTTGCAGCGATTCAAGCCTGTACTGAAACCCTGCTCGATGGAGCGATTGAGGACCCCAAGCACGCCCATCATTTTCTGGCACAAATTACCGAACATGGTGATCGACTCCACAAACTGATTATCGACCTGATGGAACTGGCCAAGATTGAATCCGAAGAGGATGCCTTTCATCTGGAGAATATCGATATCGGCATCCCAATTCAGGAAGCAATTGATGAGCATTATCCTGTCGCTCACGGCAAGCAGATCTCTTTGATTACCAATCCCACGATTGATGAACTTCTCGTCAAAGCCGATCACGATGGCATCCGCACAATTATCAACAACCTGATCGACAATGCGTTGAACTACACACCGACCGGTGGTGAAATCAAAATTGGATGGAAAGCTTCTGAAGGGAATGTCGTGATCGAGATTTCCGATTCCGGCATCGGCATCGAACCTCGACATCTCGAACGCATTTTCGAGCGGTTTTATCGTGTCGACACCGCCCGCGCCCGGGCCGCCGGTGGAACCGGATTAGGGTTAGCGATTGTCAAACATCTCTGCAATTATTTCTCAGGATCGATCTCTGTCCGTAGTGAACTGAATCAGGGCTCAACATTTACCCTCCGCTTTCCACAAGTCGAAGAACCGAATCGGCTTTCTACTCACTGA
- a CDS encoding 3-keto-disaccharide hydrolase, with protein sequence MQQLFILALMSLFISPALAGDSNSLSDQEEKKGFVLLFNGEDLTGWHHSGNWKVEEGAIAREGKGGSLVYEKQPVPDDFEIKFEWKVGVGSNSGVYYRPTQYEYQILDNSVHADGKNPRTSAASVYFCMAPSKDNTKPVGEWNEARIVCKGTVIQHWLNGEKVIDFDYTDPKWKFNVDLLKRRGGDLTARGAKLSLQDHGDPVWYRNIKLREIPEEETIKAGDFKPAEIPEDVLENERKKIEGIESRRKKP encoded by the coding sequence ATGCAGCAATTATTTATTCTTGCTTTGATGTCCCTTTTCATAAGCCCGGCTCTGGCTGGTGATTCCAATTCGCTTTCCGATCAGGAAGAGAAAAAGGGGTTTGTACTGCTCTTTAATGGAGAAGATTTGACAGGCTGGCATCATTCCGGGAACTGGAAAGTGGAGGAGGGAGCAATTGCCCGTGAAGGAAAAGGGGGGAGCCTGGTCTATGAAAAACAGCCGGTTCCGGATGACTTCGAGATAAAATTTGAGTGGAAGGTGGGCGTCGGAAGTAACTCGGGAGTTTATTATCGTCCGACACAGTATGAATATCAGATTCTCGATAACAGTGTTCATGCTGACGGAAAGAATCCTCGCACGAGTGCCGCGTCTGTCTACTTCTGCATGGCTCCCTCCAAAGACAATACGAAACCTGTTGGAGAATGGAACGAGGCTCGAATTGTCTGCAAAGGAACTGTCATTCAACATTGGTTGAATGGAGAAAAGGTGATCGACTTTGATTACACCGACCCCAAATGGAAGTTCAATGTCGATTTGCTCAAACGTCGCGGCGGCGACCTGACCGCTCGCGGAGCCAAACTCTCTTTGCAGGATCATGGCGATCCGGTCTGGTATCGAAATATCAAGCTTCGCGAAATCCCTGAAGAGGAAACCATCAAAGCTGGCGATTTTAAGCCTGCAGAAATTCCTGAAGATGTTCTGGAAAATGAACGTAAGAAAATTGAGGGAATCGAATCGAGACGTAAGAAGCCCTAA
- a CDS encoding thiol-disulfide oxidoreductase DCC family protein produces MNDVKTNSSAEHPVLFFDGVCGMCNAFVDFIMKRDPHGHFRFAALQGETARQLVTGDDREQLKSVVLLLDGQLFRKSSAVVRVLWEMGSFWSLLGSLLWLIPRPLRDFCYRFVAKIRYRIFGKKEACRLPTPEERSRFLD; encoded by the coding sequence ATGAATGATGTAAAAACCAATTCTTCAGCCGAACACCCCGTCCTTTTTTTTGATGGCGTCTGTGGCATGTGCAATGCGTTTGTCGATTTCATTATGAAGCGGGATCCGCATGGGCATTTTCGTTTTGCAGCATTGCAGGGAGAGACGGCTCGGCAATTAGTGACTGGAGATGATCGCGAGCAGCTCAAGAGTGTCGTACTCCTGCTTGATGGGCAACTGTTTCGAAAATCATCAGCTGTCGTGCGGGTTCTCTGGGAAATGGGATCCTTCTGGAGTCTGCTCGGATCACTTCTCTGGTTGATCCCCAGGCCACTTCGAGATTTCTGTTATCGATTTGTCGCGAAAATTCGTTATCGTATCTTTGGGAAGAAAGAGGCTTGTCGCTTGCCGACGCCAGAAGAACGCTCCCGTTTTCTTGATTGA
- the rpsI gene encoding 30S ribosomal protein S9 has translation MSTDQPQEENENTPVEAGDQSAPVSSESTELHDSAEGNVEGVVASTADESAEATEAVETTEDVPQLTLGAESEETADVVEKEYVQPTIRGRIDKFGTAIGTGRRKTSVARVRIKDGSGKFTVNGREMKTFFCIERDQKMVMDPVVAVGEQGKIDIWVRVNGGGITGQTGAVVLGIARALQAKNESFHPTLAEGGFLTRDDRMVERKKYGLAKARKSFQFSKR, from the coding sequence ATGAGTACTGATCAACCTCAAGAAGAGAATGAAAATACACCTGTTGAAGCAGGTGATCAAAGTGCGCCTGTCTCTTCAGAATCGACCGAACTTCATGATTCTGCAGAAGGCAATGTCGAAGGCGTTGTCGCTTCGACTGCTGACGAGTCTGCAGAAGCGACTGAAGCGGTAGAAACTACTGAAGACGTCCCGCAATTGACTCTCGGGGCTGAGTCTGAAGAAACTGCGGACGTTGTCGAAAAAGAATACGTTCAGCCGACGATTCGTGGTCGAATCGACAAATTCGGAACCGCAATCGGAACAGGACGACGAAAGACATCTGTCGCTCGCGTTCGAATTAAAGATGGTTCCGGCAAGTTCACTGTCAACGGCCGTGAAATGAAAACATTCTTCTGTATCGAACGCGATCAGAAAATGGTCATGGATCCAGTCGTTGCTGTTGGCGAACAAGGCAAGATTGACATCTGGGTTCGTGTCAATGGTGGCGGAATCACCGGTCAGACAGGAGCTGTTGTTCTTGGCATTGCTCGTGCTCTGCAGGCTAAGAATGAAAGTTTCCATCCAACTTTGGCTGAAGGTGGCTTCCTGACACGTGACGACCGCATGGTCGAACGTAAGAAGTACGGCTTGGCCAAAGCCCGCAAAAGCTTCCAGTTCTCGAAACGTTAA
- a CDS encoding LysM peptidoglycan-binding domain-containing protein, producing the protein MPKETKFTLYLLLFLGVAFGFVVWQKVSHQTDILAAMKKKAGQFQDQFSGNHEGHDHHGHDHEHAPVPGSGGNPFDAKPIQTAQNPPHQNHNEPRKLPGNSQFEPSPFDEHNHSSKPNPHQFQPTQRENPFPNESTQVVARKPPSDLFESPKQGPPKKNPFPEEDLTPRRNPFPQGGGTTVQTFPASQTKIVEQPSSNGKNPFDEADTPKNLFPGATGQTEPKPTAPSGNNPFDNSFPMPKAPPSHVVQQPNTKSPFDEANASTPNQPKPPAQFNPFEESNAVPTHQVNHPPANPNPKDPFSAHNVNTQQPKGGFPTANTGFPQAQHDPHFKPTGHNSNPFDENKVAQIPDGNSTVVPAPKFHAPGPAEQPKSGGSFNPFDDNPLPTKPDRPTQPQVPEKPKNPFPPKYDPSDNHNHHHHHPPSDKPTPVYKVQMDETYWSISEKLYGSIRYFNALAEYNRHRVPNPKHLRTGMIILVPEAEDLERMYAKLIPGATKKDDPYCEIKSGLFFTNAGAPMYRIGDDDTLSDIAQKHLGRSTRWVEIYNLNREQLKAADRLKVGSIIRLPRDASQVTVSAQPGYSR; encoded by the coding sequence ATGCCCAAGGAAACGAAATTCACCTTGTATCTACTCCTGTTTTTAGGAGTGGCATTTGGTTTTGTTGTCTGGCAGAAAGTTTCTCATCAGACAGACATTCTTGCAGCCATGAAGAAGAAAGCTGGCCAATTTCAGGACCAGTTTTCCGGCAATCACGAAGGACATGATCATCATGGCCACGACCATGAGCATGCTCCTGTACCCGGTTCAGGGGGAAATCCCTTCGATGCCAAGCCGATTCAAACGGCTCAGAATCCGCCGCACCAGAATCATAATGAGCCTCGAAAATTGCCGGGCAACTCTCAGTTCGAGCCCAGTCCCTTTGATGAACACAATCATTCCAGCAAGCCGAATCCTCATCAGTTCCAGCCAACTCAACGGGAAAATCCATTTCCGAATGAGTCCACTCAAGTAGTGGCACGCAAGCCACCGTCCGATTTGTTCGAATCTCCCAAACAGGGGCCCCCTAAAAAGAACCCGTTCCCTGAGGAAGATTTGACGCCTAGACGAAATCCGTTTCCACAAGGTGGCGGCACCACAGTCCAGACATTCCCTGCTTCTCAGACAAAAATTGTTGAGCAACCGAGTTCCAATGGGAAGAATCCATTTGATGAAGCCGATACTCCTAAAAATTTGTTTCCGGGAGCAACTGGCCAAACCGAGCCTAAACCAACTGCTCCTTCTGGAAACAATCCGTTCGACAACAGTTTTCCGATGCCGAAGGCTCCTCCGAGTCATGTCGTACAACAGCCAAATACCAAAAGTCCATTTGATGAAGCCAATGCGTCGACACCCAATCAACCCAAACCACCCGCTCAGTTCAATCCGTTTGAAGAGAGCAATGCTGTGCCGACTCATCAGGTGAATCATCCTCCTGCAAATCCAAATCCCAAGGATCCGTTTTCTGCTCATAACGTCAACACACAGCAACCCAAAGGGGGATTTCCAACTGCCAACACCGGATTTCCACAGGCTCAGCACGATCCTCATTTCAAACCAACCGGACACAATTCCAATCCGTTTGATGAAAATAAAGTCGCGCAAATTCCGGATGGAAATTCTACGGTTGTCCCTGCTCCCAAGTTTCACGCTCCCGGGCCAGCCGAGCAGCCTAAGTCGGGTGGCAGCTTCAATCCGTTCGATGATAATCCGCTGCCCACAAAACCAGACAGGCCGACTCAACCGCAAGTTCCAGAAAAACCGAAAAATCCGTTTCCTCCGAAGTACGATCCCTCAGACAATCACAACCACCATCACCATCACCCACCCAGCGATAAGCCGACTCCAGTTTACAAGGTGCAGATGGACGAAACCTACTGGTCGATCTCTGAAAAACTGTACGGTTCCATCCGATATTTCAATGCCCTGGCTGAATATAATCGTCATCGCGTTCCCAACCCGAAGCATCTGCGAACCGGCATGATCATTCTGGTTCCCGAAGCTGAGGACCTTGAACGCATGTACGCAAAACTGATTCCGGGAGCCACAAAGAAGGATGATCCTTACTGCGAAATCAAGTCGGGACTGTTCTTCACCAATGCGGGGGCTCCCATGTACCGGATTGGCGATGACGATACCCTCAGCGATATTGCCCAGAAGCATCTGGGGCGTTCGACACGTTGGGTGGAAATCTATAATTTAAATCGTGAACAGCTTAAAGCCGCTGATCGCCTCAAAGTCGGCTCGATTATCCGTCTTCCACGCGATGCCAGCCAGGTTACAGTCTCCGCTCAGCCCGGATATTCACGATAA
- the mgtE gene encoding magnesium transporter: protein MYNTLLLPDLRLMIIENDEKAMQEFCEVLFPAVTAELLAELPPTDALTVLSQCPLERRAEIFGYLPLGFQITLVENMDRKPLSRLVQEMAADDRVDLLEKLDPNQVETLLPLIAQAERADIRRLLSYPEGSAGSIMTTEYASLPKSITVGEAFDRLRLQAPDRETIYYIYIIDDRRQLLGFISMRKLILAKPQQLLSEIMRNDVIYVKVDDDDEFVANELNRYGFIAIPVVDTENRLVGIVTHDDAADVLREEAEEDQHRLAAVEPLDDSYFSTSVFVLAQKRGFWLLFLLGASVFTAWVLQFFQGSGERGWIIMFLPLVMASGGNAGSQSAALVISALARDHARLRVIGTFHILTRELSLSLILGGTVASISFFCAWLLTGAIAPAIVVSTTVLLVVVMAAVTGAAMPIVIQSFDADPAYMSTPLIAAIVDVIGVIIYFNVAYLVFGNLPA, encoded by the coding sequence ATGTATAACACGCTCCTTCTGCCCGACCTGCGGCTCATGATCATCGAGAACGATGAAAAGGCGATGCAGGAATTTTGTGAAGTTCTTTTTCCGGCTGTCACTGCAGAACTCCTGGCGGAACTTCCTCCGACAGATGCACTCACCGTGCTTTCCCAATGTCCTCTTGAGCGAAGAGCAGAAATCTTTGGTTATTTACCGCTAGGGTTTCAAATTACCCTCGTGGAAAATATGGATCGGAAACCGCTTTCCAGGCTGGTCCAGGAAATGGCGGCCGACGACCGAGTCGACCTGCTCGAAAAACTCGATCCCAATCAGGTCGAAACTCTGCTTCCATTGATCGCCCAGGCCGAACGAGCCGACATTCGCAGGCTGCTTTCCTATCCGGAAGGTTCAGCTGGCTCGATCATGACAACCGAGTACGCTTCCCTTCCCAAAAGCATCACCGTCGGAGAAGCATTTGATCGCTTGAGGCTGCAAGCTCCAGACCGTGAGACGATTTATTACATCTACATCATCGATGACAGACGACAACTGCTCGGCTTCATTTCGATGCGAAAACTGATTCTGGCCAAGCCACAACAGTTGCTTTCCGAAATCATGCGGAACGATGTCATCTACGTCAAAGTTGATGATGATGATGAATTTGTCGCCAATGAATTGAATCGTTATGGATTCATCGCGATACCCGTTGTCGATACAGAGAACCGTCTGGTTGGAATCGTCACTCATGATGATGCCGCCGATGTTCTGCGTGAAGAAGCCGAGGAAGATCAGCACCGCCTGGCTGCTGTGGAGCCATTAGATGATTCCTACTTTTCCACGTCCGTCTTTGTTCTGGCTCAAAAGCGGGGCTTCTGGTTATTGTTCCTCCTTGGGGCTTCGGTGTTCACAGCCTGGGTGCTGCAATTCTTTCAAGGTTCTGGCGAGCGGGGCTGGATTATCATGTTTCTCCCGCTCGTGATGGCTAGCGGCGGAAATGCAGGATCGCAGTCAGCTGCTCTGGTAATTTCTGCTTTGGCACGTGATCATGCGCGACTGAGGGTTATAGGAACCTTTCATATTCTCACCCGGGAATTATCGCTCAGTCTGATCCTGGGGGGAACCGTTGCATCGATTTCATTCTTTTGTGCCTGGCTGCTCACAGGTGCAATTGCTCCGGCTATTGTCGTCTCCACAACCGTTCTGCTGGTTGTTGTGATGGCGGCAGTGACTGGTGCAGCCATGCCGATTGTTATTCAGTCTTTTGATGCCGACCCTGCGTATATGTCGACACCACTTATTGCCGCGATTGTCGATGTCATTGGAGTGATCATCTATTTCAACGTCGCGTATCTGGTGTTTGGAAATTTACCGGCCTGA
- the rplM gene encoding 50S ribosomal protein L13, whose protein sequence is MAVDIAQRTSVAKNETFEPQWYHVDGEGQIVGRFASALAMVLMGKHKASYTAHVNTGDFVVVTNVEKVRFSGAEMAHDTHPNFTTKMARKTYEHYTGYPSGRKITTGATMLEKHPEKILQEAVRRMLPKNKLAKSMLMRLKLHTGSEHPHQSQNPQPLPEHLLTRCK, encoded by the coding sequence ATGGCAGTAGACATTGCACAACGGACTTCCGTTGCTAAAAACGAGACTTTCGAGCCTCAATGGTATCATGTCGATGGAGAGGGCCAGATTGTTGGTCGGTTTGCCTCTGCTCTGGCGATGGTGCTGATGGGAAAACACAAAGCGTCTTACACCGCCCACGTGAACACCGGCGATTTCGTGGTTGTGACTAATGTCGAAAAAGTCCGTTTCTCAGGTGCCGAGATGGCCCACGATACTCATCCTAATTTTACAACCAAAATGGCTCGTAAGACTTACGAACATTACACGGGGTATCCCAGCGGCCGAAAGATTACCACTGGTGCCACAATGTTGGAAAAGCATCCTGAAAAAATTCTTCAGGAAGCTGTACGGCGCATGTTGCCAAAAAACAAACTGGCTAAGTCGATGTTGATGCGGTTGAAGTTGCATACCGGAAGCGAGCACCCGCATCAGTCTCAAAATCCTCAGCCATTGCCTGAGCACTTGCTGACTCGCTGTAAATAA
- a CDS encoding sulfatase family protein — MRIPFLLLLTLFSGAIHFENPLQASEAGPNIILFIADDMAWNDCGAYGHPHIQTPNLDQLASQGMRFDNAYLTCSSCSPSRSSIITGRYPHATNGAHQLHNDLPADQITFVELLSQAGYHTALAGKLHPRKTTADRFHKIYGTGAKETGGCGEWVTALKECPADQPFFLWLASTDPHRGYQPDTIPEPHTNSHVIVPPYLPDVPEVREDLALYYDEISRLDRYVGEVLKQLETSQQADNTLIVFISDNGRPFPRCKTTIYNSGVKTPFIVRWPGIVKPGSTCKQLVSTVDLAPSFCAAAKVAPSDRFQGVSMLPLLTDPEKPVREYIFAEHNWHDFDDHQRSCHSLHFNYIRTTYTDLPGTPPADAVKGASFQAMLKLKEQGKLNENQLYSFNVPRAKEELYDVVNDPHEMQNLADDPLYSSQLENLRTRLDVWIEETGDFTPDSRRPNEFDRVTGNRLPKVKD; from the coding sequence ATGCGGATTCCATTCCTTTTGCTTCTCACTCTGTTCTCCGGTGCCATTCATTTTGAAAATCCGTTACAGGCCTCTGAAGCCGGGCCTAACATCATTCTATTCATCGCCGATGATATGGCCTGGAATGATTGCGGAGCTTATGGGCATCCGCATATTCAGACGCCGAATCTGGATCAGCTGGCCAGTCAGGGGATGCGGTTTGACAATGCCTATCTGACATGCAGTTCGTGTAGTCCGAGTCGATCGAGCATCATTACGGGACGCTATCCGCATGCGACCAATGGGGCACATCAGTTACACAATGATTTGCCTGCCGATCAAATAACATTTGTAGAACTGTTGAGCCAAGCTGGATATCACACCGCACTGGCAGGCAAGCTGCACCCTCGAAAAACAACAGCAGATCGATTCCATAAAATTTATGGAACTGGTGCGAAAGAAACTGGTGGCTGCGGAGAATGGGTGACCGCACTTAAAGAGTGCCCGGCTGATCAACCGTTTTTTCTCTGGCTCGCTTCGACCGATCCTCATCGAGGTTATCAGCCTGACACGATCCCGGAACCACACACGAATTCCCATGTAATTGTTCCTCCCTATCTTCCGGATGTGCCGGAAGTTCGAGAGGATCTGGCTCTGTATTATGATGAAATCAGCAGATTGGATCGATATGTGGGCGAGGTGCTGAAGCAGCTTGAGACTTCACAACAAGCCGATAACACTCTAATTGTCTTCATCAGCGATAACGGGCGGCCTTTTCCGCGTTGTAAAACAACGATCTATAATAGTGGAGTGAAAACTCCATTTATAGTTCGCTGGCCGGGTATCGTGAAGCCGGGGTCAACCTGTAAGCAACTCGTGAGTACCGTGGATCTGGCACCTTCTTTTTGTGCAGCTGCGAAAGTCGCTCCCAGTGATAGGTTTCAGGGCGTTTCGATGCTTCCTCTGCTAACTGATCCCGAAAAGCCAGTGCGGGAATATATTTTCGCAGAGCACAACTGGCACGATTTCGATGACCATCAGCGTTCCTGCCATTCTCTGCATTTCAATTATATTCGCACAACTTACACCGACTTACCCGGCACCCCTCCAGCTGATGCGGTGAAAGGGGCCAGTTTTCAAGCCATGTTGAAGCTGAAAGAGCAGGGAAAATTGAATGAGAACCAATTGTATTCCTTCAATGTGCCCCGAGCGAAAGAAGAATTGTATGATGTTGTGAACGATCCCCATGAGATGCAAAATCTGGCCGATGATCCACTCTATTCCAGTCAGCTTGAGAATTTAAGAACTCGCCTGGATGTCTGGATTGAGGAAACAGGCGATTTCACGCCAGATTCACGGCGTCCCAACGAATTTGATCGAGTGACGGGAAATCGGTTACCTAAAGTCAAGGACTGA
- the rsmH gene encoding 16S rRNA (cytosine(1402)-N(4))-methyltransferase RsmH, which yields MQDRTRHRPVLLRETISEMQLAPGQVIVDGTVGAAGHSRKILEKIQPGGKLLGLDRDRQMLVRAAKTLSGESHEPAERIEVASDAILIHSSYAELEDALKAEGIEKVDAILVDLGLSSDQLESAERGFGFKTKGDLDMRFDESQGKPISEWLHQATIAEITMTLTEFGEEPLAQKLAEKIAFVRKSTLIQSAPQLGELVEEVYRENGRKVGSSHPATRTFQALRIQANAELEHLQRFLTTVAPACLKPGGRLAVISFHSLEDRMVKNALLDREIWQESSRKPTAASPLECKMNPRARSAKLRIGIRAE from the coding sequence ATGCAAGACCGAACAAGACATCGTCCAGTTCTCTTACGGGAGACGATCTCGGAAATGCAACTGGCACCCGGTCAGGTCATTGTCGATGGAACGGTCGGAGCAGCCGGACACAGTCGGAAAATTCTGGAGAAAATCCAACCCGGCGGAAAATTACTCGGCCTGGATCGAGATCGTCAGATGCTCGTTCGAGCCGCCAAAACACTATCCGGGGAAAGTCATGAACCAGCCGAACGAATTGAGGTCGCCAGTGATGCGATTCTCATTCACTCCTCTTACGCAGAGTTAGAGGACGCATTGAAAGCTGAGGGAATTGAAAAGGTCGATGCGATTCTTGTGGATCTGGGTCTTTCTTCCGATCAACTCGAATCGGCTGAGCGGGGATTCGGGTTCAAAACCAAAGGCGATCTGGACATGCGGTTCGATGAATCGCAGGGGAAACCGATTTCCGAGTGGTTGCATCAAGCGACAATTGCAGAAATTACAATGACGTTGACTGAATTCGGGGAAGAGCCACTCGCTCAGAAACTGGCAGAAAAAATCGCTTTTGTCCGCAAATCGACCCTCATACAATCCGCTCCACAACTTGGAGAACTTGTTGAAGAGGTTTACCGAGAAAATGGACGGAAGGTCGGAAGTTCGCATCCAGCCACCCGCACATTTCAGGCATTACGCATTCAAGCCAATGCGGAACTCGAACACTTGCAACGTTTTCTGACAACAGTCGCCCCCGCATGCCTGAAACCAGGCGGGCGTCTGGCGGTCATCAGTTTTCATTCGCTCGAAGACCGAATGGTGAAAAATGCGTTGCTCGATCGAGAGATCTGGCAGGAAAGTTCACGCAAACCGACCGCTGCCAGTCCGCTCGAATGCAAGATGAACCCTCGCGCCCGCTCGGCTAAACTGAGAATCGGTATTCGCGCCGAATAG